Below is a window of Myxococcales bacterium DNA.
TCGAGCTGGCATACATCGACTCGCCAAAGAAGGCTGCGCCCAGAGAAACCCCATACATCCCGCCAACGAGTTCCCCCTCACACCACGCCTCGACGCAATGGGCGTACCCCCGTTCGTGCAGCGCTTCGTAACCCTCGATCATGTCGTCTGTAATCCAGGTCCCGTCCTGATCGGGTCGCGGCGCCGTGGCACAAGCGCGAATCACCTGATGAAAGGCGGTGTCTAGCCGAACCTCGAAACGGCGCCTTCGCAGGTTCTTCCGCAAGGTGCGGTTGATCTCCACCTCGGGCAGTCGCAATACCATGCGGGGGTCCGGCGAAAACCAGAGAATCGGATTTTCGCTGTACCAGGGAAAAATTCCGTGCGCGTAGGCGGACACAAGTCTATCGGGGGACAGATCGCCCCCGATCGCGACGAGCCCGGTGGCCTCGTCTGCCGTCCTCGGATCTGGAAATGGAATTGCAGCCTTGACCCTGTCGAACATCATGGGAAACTAACTCCCACCAAATGGATACGCTCGCGTCCAGGCTCGAGACTAGACTGCCGCAAACGCAACCGCGTCCTTCGACCACGGCGGCGCAGCTTTGAAGGCGGACAGAACTTCCGCCGGATCGTCTACCACCGACCACATCTTCGTGTGTCGGCGATCCATGAAATCGCGCTCCACGCAGCGCTCCAGTTGCGCGAGACAAGGATCGAAGAAGCCGGCTTGATTGACGAACACGATCGGTCCCAGGAAGAGACCGAGGCGCTTGGCCGTAATGGCGTCAAAGACTTCTTCGAGAGTGCCCGACCCTCCCGGAAGTGTCACCACCGCGTCGCAGGACGACAACATCAGGCTCTTGCGCTCGGCCATGGTCTCGACCAGATGCAGTTCGCTGAGCCCTGGATGAGTCCACTCGAGTTTGGCCATGAAGCGCGGTTGAATGCCCACCACCTTTCCGCCCTCGTCGAGCGCCGCGCTAGCCAATGCTCCCATCGAACCCTCGCTTCCTCCTCCGTAAACTACGCTGCGACCCGAGCGTGCGAGAACGCGACCCAATCTCGCAGCCGCCTCGCGGAACATGGGATCCGCGCTCTTGCTCGACGCACAAAAGACGAGCACGCGCGCGTTGTCCCTCGCCGGGGTTCCGGGTTCAACAGAATCTGGGACATCGGGGACTTGG
It encodes the following:
- a CDS encoding leucyl/phenylalanyl-tRNA--protein transferase, coding for MMFDRVKAAIPFPDPRTADEATGLVAIGGDLSPDRLVSAYAHGIFPWYSENPILWFSPDPRMVLRLPEVEINRTLRKNLRRRRFEVRLDTAFHQVIRACATAPRPDQDGTWITDDMIEGYEALHERGYAHCVEAWCEGELVGGMYGVSLGAAFFGESMYASSSEASKIAFVHLVRQLERWNFQFLDCQVHTEHLGRLGATEWPREEFLCALDRALECETRRGKWQFDRDFSVEV
- a CDS encoding TIGR00730 family Rossman fold protein is translated as MSQVPDVPDSVEPGTPARDNARVLVFCASSKSADPMFREAAARLGRVLARSGRSVVYGGGSEGSMGALASAALDEGGKVVGIQPRFMAKLEWTHPGLSELHLVETMAERKSLMLSSCDAVVTLPGGSGTLEEVFDAITAKRLGLFLGPIVFVNQAGFFDPCLAQLERCVERDFMDRRHTKMWSVVDDPAEVLSAFKAAPPWSKDAVAFAAV